In Glycine soja cultivar W05 chromosome 10, ASM419377v2, whole genome shotgun sequence, the genomic stretch atatatgttagatttataaatttttataatagttatcttaaaaagttaaaaataagttaGGAAGGGATTAGGACCCACATCatgaaatattgaaataaaaaagctAGTTTTGCTTGCTAGTTTGTCAGCTACTAAGTAATCAGATTTTTTTGTGAAACTTACTAGTTAGTACTAGGGGTCATTACGCtgtaaactaataattaatttgatcgtacaagctaataaataataattaggtGCTCTACTTCTACATGTGATGACATAGTTTTAACATACAGGAGATAATATTGTTTAACTTAAATAACATCAGCGATAAAAATGTGACTTGTTCTTTCAAACTAGATATAAGGTTTGAGCTAAGTGCTAGCATggtgtattttttattcatgattcAATTGATATTAAtgagataagtttttttttttctcacataaTAATATCTCCAAACTCGataattaagaaacaaatttatcagcatatataatattttataaagggAAAGTAATAATTAATGAGAAATCTGAACAACTAAAGTACACATACTAACCAAATTTGTCAGTGAGAGATGGTTCAAGACTGGATCGGCAATCAGTTAGGGTTACAACCCCATACTTCCTGGAGCTTCGTTTCGAGCAATGGACAGCCATTAATCCAGCTGCAACCAGTGCTCCACACAGTTTAATCCCACTCAACTTGCACCCCTGAAATACATTCACATGGTCGGTTAGTTACTGCAACTTCAAGTTTTTCACCAACTCACCAAAAGTAAATAGTCATCTACAATTGGTTATTAAATTCACCCTTTTCCCATCAAAACATGATCAGTACTGCTGGtttgaaatccttgatttcttttttaattctcacattttttatttcatggcaaaatattctttttctatttcattaaGAGACACCATGTCATCAGgagttataaaattaaattgacttCATGATTGATTGAAGAGGGAATAGAATGATCATAAGATTAAATTTCTTTCACTAATAGTCtaacaaaactaataattaatatttatcaaaaaaaataaCCCAACATCAATATCATGCATATACTAAGAAGACATATatcacttcaaaaaaaaaagaaaaagaaaataaggcaTATTTATCCTTCTAATTAACCCGCATGGAGAACATAATCCAAGTTGTGATAACAAATTTACGGTTAAAcaagtatttttaaattctaacaaaattaacaataatatttatcGAAAAAAAAAGCAACATTGATAGAAGACACAtatcactaaaaaaaaagacatatatCCTTCTAACCCGCATGGAGAATATAATCCAAGCGGTGATTACAAATTTAAGGTTAAACAAATACTACTTTtaattctatatataaaaataaatgacagatttttttttatttctaattataagaaacataaaTCACATAGCATATTTTCCTCTAAAGAAAACCATAGTATAGAACTAATTAGTTTCCACATAAGGTTTAATTTCAACGAACCAAAGGGTGTTactagaaatttaaaatagtaattatttcctgaaaaagtaattatatataggcaataaatatattctaaattctaatttttgCACAAACTTACCaatgttcttttgttttccaTCACATTAACAGTCAATAAACCAATCACATTTATTAAGTTCACTctcttctctttatttttatttgttttgtttttctggtCTCTCAACGGTGCATATTGATATAGTAGGTgtgaaaacatgaaaaaaattatttgaacaaCGGTCCTTAACCTATCTAAActgagataaaaattaaaaaataatataaatatgataaaatttataatataatataaaaaaaatatttatatattattactcTTAAAAAATGACTAAGAGAGCTTACTGCTAGAACTTCTTTGGTGTCGTTTTGGTTGAGTTCCAACCTAACCACTTGAGAAAACCTGGGATTCTTGGCGTCGACGAACTTCAAGTTGGTGAGCCTGAAGGAGTTGAGCGAGTACTTAAGCAATTCAAGCCCGCGCGTCCACATGGGCTTCTTGCCCTTACCACGGGGCAATAGATCTTCAATAGCTAAACTCGTTGCTTCCTGAGGATACTGATTAATGAGACTCTTATTATTATTCTCTTCCACGAGGGTAAATAACTCCCTGAGAAGAAGCAGCGCGGTGGTGCGGTCACACGCGGAGACATGGAGCCTCAGTGCGACCACCCAGGTGTTGGTGCTGGGGCCCGCGTAGAGGGTGGCGAAGAAGACGTTTTCTTCGGTGGTGGAGTCGTGCCACGTGTTGCGGTTGAGCTCGAGCTCGAGGATGTGGGTGAGGGGGTCGGTGACGTTAGTAGGGAGCGTTAGAGTTAAGATGTTGATGGAAGGGGTTGGGGAGGTGAGGAAGGAGAATGTTGTTGCGTTGGTTTGGAGTCGGGACCTGAGGATCGGGTGGGAGGTTTGGAGTGTTCGGAGGGAGGTTTGGAGCATGGAGATGTCGGGGGGGATTGAGGTTCGGAAGGCGAGGACCGCGATGCCGGTGCCGCCGCGGACGGCTCGGCACCAGCTTCGCTCGGTGTCGCCCACGGTTCGGGACTTTGGTTCGACCATGGCGATAGTGTAATGATGGGTGAGGTGGTGTGGGAGGACGTGGTCCCTGGTGGGTTTGtttttctgatttctctctctctctctctctgttgcGTTGGGGAGagtaaatgaagaatagaatGGAGTATTTATAACGATGccttcaaaagaaagaaagggatgTGAGGGATCCATGTTttgtttcaataaataaattaggaaaATATTAGGATCCGAGAagagagattgaaaaaaattatgagtgtCGAGTAACACCCTGATAAGAAGAGCTTGGAGAAAATCCTAATGAAATGCTTTGTACTTTCCAATTGTagaaatttgtgttttttcctTCCTAGTTGGTGGGTTTAAATCTCCTAAAAGTCCTAACTGCCGCTGGTTCTTGGTATTTTTGCTGTTGATACAAACTCTTACCCTGTTTCTGCACCTTATCTTTGTATGTTGCAAGGCCGGGCTTCAGGCTCTATTTTGATGTATGTTTGGATTATTGACATTATGCAGCATGCCAACATGTATTGGGTATGTTATATGATGATAATATCATGATACACTGGGTAATTGCTAACAGAGGTTATAAAAAGTTAGTTAGTCAGTTAGGAATGGTTAATCCAATTAGCTCTAAATAAGAGTTCGTCGTATAATTCTCATCttaacaattttctttaatatgATTCCTTTTGATAATTCTCAATGTTCAAGCTCTCAAGCTTCTTTTCCCTTCATCAATTCTCCCCCTCTTATTCCTAATAATTGCAACTTGCCATGCCTTTCGGGAATATTGACCTCTTAAAGTTATACTTGTTTTCGTCCTATTggtgtcttttttttatatgtgtGAATCGAAGACTCTGTCAAAACTTATACAATAACTCACAGATCTTGTTCAACTAACTGAACTAGATTCTTTAGACAACTTTTCTCATATTGGTGTCTGTAATATCTCAATAGGTTTTCGTactattaaaatttatcttgCGTGTGGCTAAATCCGTAAGGACTGTGTCGTTAGACACTCCCaatcttattttcttctatttttttccttattagtCCAACATGTAGTGACTTAACCTCTTGTTTCATTCCTTAACCGGGTTCACACCAAAGAGATATCATGACTATTCGTGCGTGTAAAACATCAGTCCAACTGAAGTAGACGAGTAGTTATTAAAGGTATGTATGGataaaaaattgttgttgaTATAATCTGCATGGAAGCTTGTTCTCTTACAATTAATTTTGGTCTCATCAGAAATATGAATGAGAAAGATGTTTCAATATCAAGAAAAGAGTTCTCAGATTGATCCTCTCCACAAGATTAATGTGCCAGCAGAATATGGTTCACTTAATGACTGCTTAATTATAACTCTTGAagcttaatttcaaaatttaggcCACTGTATGAACTGTGACTGTTAGTGAAATTAGCTCTTAGTAATACAATTCAATATTGATGGCATATTTTGCAATGGAAGAAGTTCTCATCTCTTTCATGAACAAGGCATGGTTACTTATGCTCATTCTACCACTGCTTCGAGTATGACACAGATAAATTTGAGAAACATTCATAGGCAAGGATGAAATGATTATCACTACTGTGAAACCAAGTTTCGTATGTCAAAAGCTGATTCTCTTGTTTTCGAAAACCTGTGAATCAAATTGTTGCCAATCTGTTATTTTACCGCACCAATTTACTATTCGAGTATCCAATTTAGTGTAACTTTTGCAAATCATTGCTCAATTGATGTCTAGTTTATGCTGTCCGTTTCACATATCTTAGAATTAAATTAAGGGTCACAAATTACATAAAAGTATGGGTTTGTGTTCTGCACTGAGCCAAGAGCCCAAGTCCAATAATCCATATAGGGCTGTTACTTCATGCACTCCATAATATCCAAACAACACATAAAAAAGCCCAATGACATTACTTGCTCAGAACCGGACAATTTTGAACTCCACATATTAAGTTCATACTTCATACCCTCATGGCGCTCTAGCTAGTTAGGGATtaagatcaagaacaatttCTTAGAATATGTTCAGATTGTTGAAAAAGGATGGAATGGAGTGATATTAGAAACTATTTTGGATCAACTTTCTTAACAAACAattatagaagaagaaaataaaaaaattaagataaaaaagttacattttttgaataaattaaaaattaacttgtacCGTTTTAGCTTTTTCAaatgttttctctttcttctattTCCTCTATAAGTACAGTTAATAAAACTCGACATTCTTCCTTTGGAAATTAAAGTTTTAATGATAGGATtttacaattgaaaaataaatcttattttttgaattgtttaaaaaagatgaaaaacaaaatagaacctCGTGGAATGTATTCTATTCTTTTCCATCTAATACTAGagtaactttttcttttcttccaatttGGGTGTGTGAGAaagaatcaatttatttatttttttattttctatttcactataaaaatattcaagttataaataattactttatttcattttgccccATCTCATTTTAGATCCTTACAcccttaaatatttaaaaacagacTTAGTTCAAGACAAGAAAAATCTTCCAAAATTATAGAAAAGgaaataagagaataaaattGTCTAAATTAATGATACTATTACACTTGCTTCTTTATTATCAGCTATTACATAGAACGTTTAGTGACTTGTAGAATACTAATGGTCCCtttaagttttgtaacaaaCCAATAACAATGCATGTGCATAAGCAAATCTCAATTATATTTGTGTTATTGAATGAGTctgtctttaaaatattttttatttaataaaactaaaaaagttatGTTTCATATCAagtttcaataaattataatttagaaaaaatattaattttttaattgataataacatatttaataataagtataaaatatttttttttataatcaaaatcGAATCAGATGGAGTACACtggtaatatttaaaaaaaatctaataaaatcaactgaattaattaattattttttatataagtgaTGTTCAAAGTACCTTATAATGATTATAGTTATCATTTAGGTACTATCTGATCTCAGTTCAATGCTTAACAATAattattaatcaaattttatttatttttcgataactttatattaatcaaaattcattttctctaatAAATTGAAGGcttaagataaaaacataattcatttttcttttgcacATATTGttataatgaaaatacaaaCACCAACTATACCGTAATTAATCTTCCATTTCCTCTTCGGTGATGTTTAGATACAAGTTATCACCAACCTGTGCAATTCATACCAGATCGCTCGCCAAATACACATGAGTTGCATACCCGTCCACGTGTTTGCTGTGAACATAGATTCCATGAATGACAAAAAAACTCTTGGGGACTCAAAATTTGCGTGTAATGAAAGTTCATGTTTAGCCAAATATGGCttacttaaattttaatgttttcattAAACAGAACACTACTAACCGtcgttaaaaatgttttttctagTAGTAAGCTTTATTGTGAAGTTGAATATGATGCttgctaaaataaattaaagcagtttattttttataaaaaaaattcataaaattttattaaaataagttaattagttcaatgaattttattaaaaaatgataaattatctTCACCGCTCCATATAAATCCTATTCaaatttcctaaaaaaatatcCTATTCAAATATgcatcttataaaataaaaaaaataaaaaatcctatCCTTTTCGTATTATTGTTAAGTCATAAATATGTCATGCTTTGAGTTGGAATAATAGGATAATTTTTACTGTACTGCTGCTAGAACTTGATATATAAATAGCATGACACAATGTTAAAGCAGTGAAAAGGTGtccaaaaaatgaataaatttaaatagctGTAAAACAACGTGTTTGGTATGGATTATAAATTAACCagtgtttttattaaaaatatatctataatcttctctctttttggatAATAGTGGCAAAAATCATATTATAGTCTTAGATCATTATTATtacagaatttttttaaaataagtaagatTTAAAAACTATGGTTAAAAGTTaacaatttccaaaaaaaatatattttatttttcattgtatccccaataatataatgaattaattgttttaaatatgaaatacaaaataatctcaaacccattttataatttattactataaaagaaaatattatttctaaatAATCCAAGTgaaataaattatcataaacctactttttatcaaattcatctaaatataaaagttacttcataaaatcaattatgacaacaattaattatatttataatcagCTACTACGTACTATAAAATCTATTTTTCACAACTAATCCTAGCACATTAAATTCCgtagaagaaaaatatagtaACAAAAATGAGACTAAAGTGAACTCAGATGCAAATACtccttcaattttgtttcaTAATAATCGTcgtctaaaataaaattggtacaaaataattattattttattttttaaatgtagtattaattattttttacttatatttctttttatattcctttatatataatattaatgatatggataataaaaattaaaaataaattaataatagtaagattaattttataaaattataattttatttatttattagtttttcaatgttagacaataattataatgagaCAAGAAGAATAAATGTTACTGAGTCAtatttaaatacttattttttacacatattattaaaataccTACTTAGGTATACTCACAGCAATCATATTAAAATTCCCAATGTCGTTTTGAAACACACAGTTTTTGTTCACATTTCTATGTAAGTGGCACAGTTACAATGCATTTGAATAAAAGTCTCCAGTGAATCACTATCGAGTGATCACCAAAACTGATTAGATGCTAGATAATATATGTTTAAGTAAGAGAATGTgtggatatatatatacatataccttttttttacttttatcaatTGTACCGAACATCCATTGAGCACATAAGTCACTAAATTCTACATCTTGACGGCAATTGTATACTATTCTGAGCAATATATATGCGGGTTTTGCATGTACAATAAGTTCAAACACACTTATAATagattctttttcaaaaaaaaaagatatttataatatattcgAATTGTGcttaaattaaaacaagtatAATTACAGTTAAAAAAGGTGCTGTGTGTGGCATGCATGTGTTCAGAAAGCAATTCGGGCACGATGAGGTTGGTTCTTTATTTTCTGGGTTGAAAACTAACAATTTCACAGTACGCATGCATGTTGGTTAATGGTAAAAAGATTATGCGCAATTCATACTGTAGTGGGGGCACCGTCATAGAGCATATTCACTGCCATCCCACTTTCATTCCAACAACTACGAGTTTGTCATGTCTTTCAACCTTTTTACCACTGTGAATTGACATGCACTGCATCAATATAGTTAtcgatgtaatattttttttatcgttaaatattaattattaatttttattaataaaaaaattaaattcatgaaaTAAGATTGAGATCAACAGTTTGTGGATTAACTGAACTTATTCTAGTGCATATGCTTAACTTTATAAGACCTCTGGATGAATATGTGCTTTTGGATCATTACATTTTTCCTTCCATTGTTCattaatttactttaattttcaagtttttttaatgtgttataTATGTTCATCTACCCCATCAACGTTCAAAATTTGAAGAACGGTTATTAATTGTGTCTTTGTAGGGTATGATTCAACTCAAAAGGGTTATCATGCTTATCATCtatcatagaaaaaaaaaatcttgatcaTGTCTCATTTcatgaatataaatattttgtatcacACCCTCCACCACGTGATACTTCATCACCTTTGTAAGAGAGAATCTTATAATTTAAAGGAGtaaaaatatcacttaattatataattggtcccttatttatttattaaagttcAATTGGATTCCtcaatcattaaaaaatttaataagatcTTATAGTTATTAAAAACAcaacaatcatattttttccatCAACTTTATTAGTTTGATTGATGagagttatataaataaatatttttacatcagTTATCAAtacaatgatataaaataagtcatttctGTACAAGAATGTCGATTATATATCTTAACAagaatatcatttttatatagGTTGTATTGATAACTTGTAAAAATGTCTATTTATAAAACTAACAGAAACTAACAAAAAGGATAtgattatagtattttttatgattatagaATATGattgaactttttaataattaaggaaTATACATTGTATAATTAAGgggaaaaaacaattaatagttGTTAAATTGACTGTTGCAATATAGTTTGGAGGTATAACACCTGAAAGATGTGTGAATTGTTATGGATGAATTAGACTTGGGTTTTGAACCTTGAGAGGCTATGAGTTTGTATTGTGTGATAGTAATTACATAGCTTGTTCATTATCTAGTCTGACAATATCTAACAAATTTCATTGAATTATTAGACATTTCATCAAGAAAAAGCTTGAAGAAACAATTGTCTTTTTCTTTGTGATATCTAAACAATAGTTTGTTGATATTCTTAACAAAGTAATAGTAAACAAAGTATTTAATGAATCTATGATCAAGTTGGAATGTGTGACATTGAACAATACACCTTACTTGAGGGGTGTCGATATAAGTCAAATGTTTTATACGCATAATTATGTTGATAGAGATATTTTTggtatttgaaaatttatataattgtgattattttttttatttaaacttttttatgatCAAGAAGAGATTGAGTTAATCTAAAAAATGTCAAACTAACTCGATTGAGACTCAATTGATCTGTCAAGCTAATATGGTTAAGTCAAAtccaaaaaatatgtatttttttaggttACCTTTTTTTAGTCCAATCTTATTTGTGGATTGTTCACTTGTCCACATACCTAAGAGATCAATCCAAATTATTAACTCTAATTAATACCAcccaattaatataaaattaaccaTATAAGACAAATATGAAAGAGAGAAGTTATACATTAACTCTCATTTTattctatcatttttatatttattaatttgagcATCAAAGTCCTTATCAGTTACCACATATAAGCTTGATAAAATCAAGTTACTCTAATTATATAACTCACCAAATTaaagttacattttttaaaatttgtattattaatttttattaatctaattattaaatattttatattaactcAACGACCATGCATACTGAATttttgataaatcaattatCTATAACTATGTAATGTTATGATCGAcctttacttatatttttaaaaactaagaatatattatatgataaattaaatttattcaataaagCATTACCGTATATATTTTGTTCAACAAATACTACTAACAAATATTAATAGTGTATAAAGACTAAATGACAAAAACCACATCACATTATGTTGTTTTTTCCAAACTTGTATTACACAATATCTTGCTTTTGGCAAAGGCTGTTTCATCTCTTAAATGACAGTGACACACTGCAGCcacagactgatcaacacatatGGAATAGGGGATGCATAAATTCGTCAGATGAAAGAAGGAAACGAAAATCAAGTACGTGGTTAGTTTTACCAGAATGCCGTTTAGTCCTCCACCAGATGAAATGAATGTTGGCATGAAATCATATCGctgagagattttttttttttattggtgtaCAGATATTGTTAAagtaatatcaaaatatttaacgtttaaattaatgaaattaactatatatatatatatatatatatatatatatatataattattgaacAGAGAAACTTATTTGTCAAGAATTATTTTTgaagtaatttaatttgttaatctctcactatatattacattaacttGATCTATCCTCATCAACAATTGAAACTATTTGTTTTACTCTCATTCCCTTCAAAAATAGCAAAATCATATATCCCTTCAACTTTGTCAATTTTATTTCTGAAGACAATTTACTATCGACACATACTACTTGTGAGGACTGTCTTTTCATGTGTGCGATTTTTATATTGGCATTTACATTCAAATAACAATGTTATCTTTTGATGTTCTCTATTAATtctattatcttaaaaaaaaaaaactagcatgGCTAATATTGTCACCATTATCAtcgttttattttgaaaatgaactTGCGCTAATTATATTACCAATGATTTACGTATCTAcgtagttttaacttttaattactatttaaaaaatagacatttaccataaattttttacttttaaaaattgatcattGCTTTGAGTAAAaataaactcaatttttttaagtgaattctcaaattcaaattttgtgaattaaaatgcgtaatagaaagaaaaaatacaacTAAAAGTGATTATGTTTtccaacaaaattaattatcaataaaactatataatgttgttaaaaaaaataaaatcacttaAATTTACAACGTTTTTAAACGTCACAAACAACTTTTAGTTGTTGAGGGACCTCTCTAATGTTAAGAAAGTGTTCATGAGAAGAAACAACCTTAGTGACCAATAAGAATAAtctcacaattttttaaaagaaaatatctttaaaaataataaatgaatatatgcTAGTTAACTTCTTAAATCTGATTTCTGTGGCATGAGATATTTAGCTTGATGGAGTCACTGACTTAATAACATAGTAGTAGATTTGTTTAATAAAACTTTCTCATAAGAACTAAtttcaaaccatataaaaaaattatttttaataataccaAATAATACGTATTAGTATTAATGAAGTCCTCATATGCATATGGCCTAATTTTTATCTACCTTTATCCTTTACCTTTTACATTCTATAAATAACAGCAATTGGTACCTCTCCCTTCACAATCTCTCGTTCCCTCTTCATATAATATTGCTTCTTGGTTCATTCTAGCTAATTTTGATGGCTCTTCCAATTTGTCTCACCGTTATTGCAATTTTCACCCTTTGTTGTGTCATTAATTGTAACAATGGCGTTGAAGCGTTTCATGACATATACCCGGATCTTCAATCCATTTCAGCACGTTCGGTGAGCAAACTTCAGAGAACTGGATACCATTTTCAACCTCGTAAGAATTGGATCAATGGTAACgttttcagtttcttactaatgCAATTTTTCCACCTCTGTTCCTAATGGtggatctaattttttttcttaatggggttaataaataatttataatattttcacaaaaataaaatatcataagaaattataaaatatataatatcataataaaagaaacataa encodes the following:
- the LOC114369451 gene encoding uncharacterized protein LOC114369451 produces the protein MVEPKSRTVGDTERSWCRAVRGGTGIAVLAFRTSIPPDISMLQTSLRTLQTSHPILRSRLQTNATTFSFLTSPTPSINILTLTLPTNVTDPLTHILELELNRNTWHDSTTEENVFFATLYAGPSTNTWVVALRLHVSACDRTTALLLLRELFTLVEENNNKSLINQYPQEATSLAIEDLLPRGKGKKPMWTRGLELLKYSLNSFRLTNLKFVDAKNPRFSQVVRLELNQNDTKEVLAGCKLSGIKLCGALVAAGLMAVHCSKRSSRKYGVVTLTDCRSSLEPSLTDKFGFYHSAILNSHEMKGGETLWDLAKRTYEAFANSKKCNKHFSDMADLNFLMCKAIENPGLTPSSSLRTSIMSVFEDTVFDNGGKKQREIGVEDYMGCASVHGVGPSIAIFDTIRDESLDCLCVYPTPLHSREQMIEFVEKMKVILIEATKTCKK